In the Desulfomonilaceae bacterium genome, one interval contains:
- a CDS encoding HD domain-containing protein — translation MTWERAIRDPVHDFIRLNSKEAKVIDSPIFQRLRGIRQLAFAHLVYPGAHHTRFEHSLGVFHLAGKMAIRLKLNDEQRQLIRLAALVHDIGHGPFSHVSEKALDICANKDHFTQPSAANVTNIHELLTQNFIRKDPALVSIIGQDDCDKIALLLAKGYDDPLLKALISGPLDSDKQDYLLRDSYYCGVKYGIFDVEQMHRALIAFTDPGDQTAQLMISKDGIHALEQFVMAKYYMTTQVYRHKIRLITDEMLVRAITIGIERDHIQELHKLYAYDGSAEFRTQYIQWDDSRFMNHFCSEKLRETYCYKLLDRLRKRHLLKKIYGRPLKEISDNSRDEIEKLQNPENQEKRAELESAIYEIIPEEFKDPFDSLSRDAYSVILNFYRFKSVKEQSRNDEGSILVRSLPKPTMFEEESTLFRSIDEKLTEAHVEIYAPVIYKSPNERRTLLREMDKTITDILNQFK, via the coding sequence ATGACATGGGAACGAGCAATAAGGGATCCGGTTCACGATTTCATTCGGCTCAACTCTAAAGAAGCCAAAGTTATAGATTCGCCAATATTTCAGAGGCTTAGGGGGATTCGCCAGCTTGCGTTTGCCCATCTGGTTTATCCCGGCGCTCACCACACCCGCTTTGAACATTCACTGGGAGTTTTTCATCTAGCGGGCAAGATGGCCATACGGCTCAAATTGAACGATGAGCAGCGGCAGCTTATACGACTCGCAGCATTAGTCCACGATATTGGTCACGGTCCTTTTTCCCATGTTTCCGAAAAAGCTTTGGATATTTGTGCCAACAAAGACCATTTTACACAACCATCGGCAGCCAATGTTACAAATATTCATGAACTATTGACTCAGAATTTTATTAGGAAGGACCCTGCTCTGGTAAGTATTATAGGTCAGGACGATTGTGACAAAATTGCCTTACTACTGGCTAAGGGTTATGATGATCCTTTACTTAAAGCTTTGATCTCAGGGCCCTTAGATTCGGACAAACAGGATTATCTTCTCCGAGACAGTTATTATTGCGGCGTAAAATATGGCATTTTCGACGTTGAACAGATGCATAGAGCCCTTATTGCTTTCACCGATCCTGGCGACCAAACCGCTCAGCTCATGATATCGAAAGATGGCATACATGCCCTTGAACAGTTTGTCATGGCAAAGTACTATATGACTACCCAAGTCTACAGGCATAAAATCCGCCTCATAACGGACGAGATGCTCGTGAGGGCGATAACTATTGGAATTGAGCGAGACCACATTCAAGAACTTCATAAATTGTATGCTTATGACGGAAGCGCCGAATTTAGAACCCAGTACATCCAATGGGATGATTCCAGGTTTATGAATCATTTCTGCAGCGAAAAGTTGCGTGAAACCTATTGCTATAAATTGTTGGATCGCCTTCGGAAAAGACATCTTCTGAAGAAGATTTATGGCAGGCCACTAAAAGAGATCTCGGACAACAGTCGAGATGAAATTGAAAAGCTCCAGAATCCCGAAAATCAGGAAAAACGAGCTGAACTGGAATCCGCCATCTATGAAATTATACCAGAAGAATTCAAGGATCCATTTGATTCGTTATCTCGAGACGCCTACTCGGTCATTCTTAACTTTTACAGGTTTAAATCTGTTAAGGAACAGTCAAGGAACGATGAGGGTTCCATTCTCGTCCGTAGCCTTCCGAAACCAACGATGTTTGAAGAGGAATCCACTTTGTTTCGTTCAATAGATGAAAAACTTACCGAAGCTCATGTCGAGATATATGCGCCGGTTATTTATAAATCACCCAATGAACGCCGCACACTTTTAAGAGAGATGGACAAAACGATAACTGATATACTAAATCAGTTCAAATAA
- a CDS encoding nucleotidyltransferase family protein: MKIESIKLKNFETMNPENILKTLEENRDTILSFGVRQLGVFGSCARGEQAETSDLDFLVEFVDPTFDNYFDLKFFLEKLFDSHVDLVIKDTIKPRIRSTILAETVYAGL; encoded by the coding sequence ATGAAAATTGAATCCATCAAGTTGAAGAACTTCGAGACCATGAATCCGGAAAACATCCTTAAGACCCTGGAAGAAAACAGGGACACAATCCTCAGTTTTGGGGTTCGTCAACTTGGTGTATTTGGTTCATGCGCCAGAGGCGAACAGGCTGAGACCAGTGATCTGGATTTTCTTGTTGAATTTGTTGACCCAACGTTTGACAATTATTTTGACCTAAAATTCTTTTTGGAAAAACTATTTGATTCCCATGTGGATCTGGTCATTAAGGACACCATTAAACCCAGGATACGTTCGACTATCCTTGCGGAGACAGTTTATGCGGGATTATAG
- a CDS encoding AAA family ATPase, with product MKIESIKLKNFKAFKDAEMKNIPNFCVVVGANGSGKSTLFSLFGFLRDALQSNVTTALAKLGGSRGFQEVRSRNSTGPISIELKYRREQEAPLATYILEIDEQNGRAIITKEVLQYRRGSKGKPWHFLKFSSGAGTAVTNEMESVEKESDLKREEQKLKSPDILAIKGLAQFERFPAVVALGDLIENWHISDFHISKARPEHEAGYAEHLSREGEDLSLVIQYLYDQHKEIFDDILEKLKDRVPGITNVESKTTEEGRVLLKFQDGSFEDPFLARYVSDGTIKMLAYLTLLYDPKPHPLLCVEEPENQLYPKLLWELAEEFRNYANRGGQVFVSTHSPDFLNAVQLEEVFWLIKQNGYTKIKRARDDAQIAEYMADGAERMGYLWQEGLFEGVNP from the coding sequence ATGAAAATAGAATCCATTAAATTGAAGAACTTTAAGGCCTTCAAAGACGCAGAAATGAAGAACATCCCAAACTTTTGCGTAGTTGTGGGAGCTAACGGGAGCGGTAAATCTACGTTATTCTCTTTATTTGGGTTTCTGCGTGATGCGCTCCAATCCAATGTAACGACGGCCCTAGCCAAATTGGGCGGAAGTAGGGGCTTCCAGGAGGTTCGCAGCCGTAACTCGACGGGTCCGATCAGTATAGAATTGAAATATCGCCGGGAGCAGGAAGCTCCTTTGGCGACATATATCCTAGAGATCGATGAGCAGAATGGTCGTGCAATAATAACAAAGGAAGTTCTTCAATACCGTAGAGGCAGCAAAGGCAAGCCGTGGCATTTTCTTAAGTTTTCGTCAGGAGCTGGCACTGCCGTCACAAACGAAATGGAAAGTGTCGAGAAAGAAAGTGATTTAAAACGGGAAGAACAAAAACTCAAGTCTCCCGATATCCTGGCCATCAAGGGTCTGGCTCAGTTTGAACGTTTCCCTGCTGTGGTAGCGTTAGGTGATCTTATTGAAAACTGGCATATATCTGATTTTCACATCAGCAAAGCCAGACCGGAACATGAAGCCGGCTATGCGGAACACCTGTCTCGTGAGGGCGAAGATCTCTCACTCGTTATTCAGTATCTATACGATCAGCATAAAGAAATCTTTGATGACATTCTTGAAAAACTAAAAGATCGTGTTCCGGGAATAACAAACGTTGAGTCAAAAACTACCGAAGAAGGGCGGGTATTGCTCAAATTTCAGGATGGCTCTTTTGAGGACCCTTTTCTTGCTCGATATGTCTCTGATGGTACCATAAAAATGTTGGCCTATCTGACTTTGCTATATGACCCGAAACCTCACCCGCTTCTGTGTGTAGAAGAACCTGAAAACCAGTTGTATCCTAAACTGCTTTGGGAACTAGCGGAAGAATTCAGGAACTACGCAAACCGAGGCGGGCAGGTTTTTGTTTCGACCCACTCTCCTGATTTCTTGAACGCAGTCCAACTTGAAGAAGTATTCTGGTTAATCAAACAAAATGGTTACACCAAGATTAAGCGTGCCCGGGATGATGCGCAAATTGCCGAATACATGGCTGATGGCGCCGAAAGGATGGGTTATCTCTGGCAGGAAGGCCTGTTTGAAGGAGTTAACCCGTGA
- a CDS encoding DUF4276 family protein, translated as MTKTVVFLVEEPSAEQMLAALMPRLLETTGNSNNVAYKVLVFQGKSDLEKKLCRRLKGWRKPASRFVIIRDQDSGDCRVIKEKLLQLCQAAGKSDCLVRIACHELESFYLGDLAAVEAGLSLNGLSQRQRQKKYRTPDSVASPSQELIRITGRRYQKVAGSRAISRHLDLDNNKSHSFNVLIEGIKRLIEDK; from the coding sequence GTGACAAAAACTGTGGTTTTTCTTGTTGAAGAACCTTCAGCGGAACAAATGCTAGCGGCTCTAATGCCGCGACTTCTGGAGACGACGGGAAACTCCAATAATGTGGCTTACAAGGTCCTGGTATTCCAAGGTAAAAGTGACCTTGAAAAGAAACTGTGCAGAAGACTCAAGGGTTGGCGCAAACCGGCAAGTCGTTTTGTAATTATCCGGGATCAGGACTCAGGCGATTGCCGGGTGATTAAAGAAAAGTTACTACAGCTATGTCAGGCAGCGGGGAAATCTGATTGCTTGGTCCGTATAGCTTGCCACGAACTGGAAAGCTTCTACTTGGGTGACCTGGCTGCAGTTGAAGCCGGTCTTTCCCTAAATGGTTTGAGTCAGCGACAACGTCAGAAGAAATACAGGACTCCGGATAGTGTCGCTAGTCCTTCCCAGGAATTGATTCGAATTACGGGGAGGCGTTATCAAAAGGTTGCCGGTTCACGCGCTATTTCGCGTCATCTGGATCTGGATAACAATAAGTCTCACAGTTTTAATGTTCTGATTGAAGGAATAAAGCGTCTGATCGAGGATAAATGA
- a CDS encoding Fic family protein, which translates to MNRGLQGRKVRQTTASEPFEALVPFPLPPDPPLEVDLDLLERANRAVGRLDALTLFLPDPSLFLYFYVRKEAVVSSQIEGTQSSLSDLLLHEYDKVPGVPMKDVEEVSQYVAALNHGLERLRGGFPLSLRLIREIHGILLSKGRGSTQSPGEFRKSQNWIGGTRPGNARFVPPPPEHLMACMGALEKFLHAQPAGIPLLLKAALSHVQFETIHPFLDGNGRLGRLLITLLLCIEGALSEPLLYLSLYFKEHRDTYYDLLQRVRIEGDWEAWTAFFLEGVIETSEQAVKTAQRITNLFARDRSGIEKMGQAAGNVSRVHSYLQKKPVLEIPRTSKEIGISQPTVTSALKRLEEIGIVKEITGMARDRIYVYREYLDILGEGTQPL; encoded by the coding sequence ATGAATCGCGGTCTTCAAGGACGCAAGGTACGCCAAACCACAGCCTCTGAGCCATTCGAGGCTCTTGTCCCGTTTCCTCTACCACCAGACCCACCTCTGGAAGTTGACCTGGATCTTCTGGAGCGAGCCAACCGGGCGGTGGGGCGTCTCGATGCCCTCACGCTGTTTCTCCCAGACCCTTCCCTCTTTCTGTATTTCTATGTCAGAAAGGAAGCGGTTGTTTCTTCTCAAATTGAGGGAACCCAGTCCTCACTGTCCGACCTCCTGCTGCATGAGTACGACAAAGTACCGGGAGTCCCGATGAAAGACGTGGAGGAAGTATCGCAATACGTGGCGGCGCTCAACCACGGGTTGGAACGCTTGAGAGGTGGTTTTCCTCTTTCATTGAGGTTGATACGCGAGATTCACGGCATACTTCTCTCCAAGGGACGGGGCAGTACGCAAAGCCCCGGTGAATTCAGAAAGTCGCAAAACTGGATCGGGGGAACCCGCCCGGGTAATGCGAGATTCGTTCCGCCTCCACCCGAACATCTGATGGCATGTATGGGCGCCCTGGAAAAGTTCCTTCACGCTCAACCTGCCGGCATCCCGTTGCTTCTCAAAGCAGCTCTCAGCCATGTTCAATTTGAAACCATTCACCCGTTCCTCGACGGCAATGGACGCCTTGGGAGGCTTCTGATCACGTTATTGCTCTGTATAGAAGGCGCTCTTTCCGAACCGCTTCTTTACCTGAGTCTCTATTTCAAGGAGCATCGGGACACCTACTACGATTTGTTGCAGAGAGTCCGGATTGAGGGGGATTGGGAAGCTTGGACGGCTTTCTTTCTGGAGGGAGTGATCGAAACATCGGAGCAAGCCGTTAAAACTGCGCAACGGATCACGAATCTCTTTGCCCGCGACCGATCCGGTATTGAGAAGATGGGACAGGCAGCCGGGAATGTCTCGCGAGTCCACTCCTATCTTCAGAAGAAGCCGGTTCTGGAAATTCCCAGAACCTCGAAGGAGATCGGAATATCTCAGCCGACGGTAACATCTGCTTTGAAGAGGTTGGAAGAAATCGGAATAGTAAAGGAGATTACCGGCATGGCCAGAGACAGGATATACGTTTACAGGGAATATCTCGATATTCTTGGGGAAGGGACTCAGCCTCTATGA
- a CDS encoding DUF3786 domain-containing protein, whose amino-acid sequence MVQLKNAMEIFKVLPRNNCRDCRVPTCLAFAAAVFKGEKSLKECPHVDEAILESFSHCNSDSRESDSDEDREFTRLKEKVAEVDLASSAERLGGQFSGETLTLKSLGKDFHVDPRGNVTSDCHVHRWVTTPILDYVISCAGKPISGNWVPLRELKNGAVWAGLFGQRCEKPLKQIADAHSDMFEFMVQIFSAKPAPSAFNSDIAVVLHPLPRIPILICYWKPDGALESSLNLFFDDTAEDNLTIDSIYRIVTGLAVMFEKIAITHGQ is encoded by the coding sequence ATGGTTCAATTGAAAAACGCCATGGAAATTTTCAAGGTACTGCCGAGGAACAATTGCCGGGACTGTCGCGTTCCAACGTGCCTGGCCTTCGCCGCCGCAGTATTTAAGGGGGAAAAGAGCCTCAAGGAATGTCCTCATGTCGATGAAGCCATCCTCGAATCGTTCAGCCATTGCAACTCTGATTCCCGGGAATCGGACTCTGACGAGGACCGTGAATTTACCCGGTTAAAAGAAAAAGTCGCTGAAGTGGATCTTGCCTCTTCCGCCGAACGGCTGGGCGGTCAGTTTTCAGGCGAGACGCTGACGCTTAAATCGCTTGGTAAGGATTTTCACGTTGATCCCAGGGGAAATGTCACATCAGATTGCCATGTGCATAGATGGGTCACGACACCAATCCTGGATTACGTGATATCCTGCGCCGGTAAGCCAATTTCCGGAAACTGGGTACCATTACGCGAACTAAAGAATGGAGCCGTATGGGCCGGTCTTTTTGGACAGCGCTGCGAAAAGCCACTGAAACAGATAGCCGACGCCCACTCTGACATGTTCGAATTCATGGTACAGATTTTCAGCGCCAAACCTGCCCCGAGCGCTTTTAATTCGGACATCGCTGTAGTTTTGCATCCCTTGCCCAGGATACCAATACTCATCTGTTACTGGAAACCCGATGGAGCCCTGGAATCATCATTGAATCTATTCTTTGACGACACTGCCGAGGACAATCTGACGATCGATTCAATTTACAGGATCGTTACCGGGCTCGCTGTAATGTTCGAAAAGATCGCCATTACTCACGGTCAATAA
- a CDS encoding VOC family protein yields the protein MQCAMDHIVLNVEDDEKMITFYSQVLMFPTERLDEYRAGNVPFPSLRLNADTIIDLFPKKMWQGKARVGEGRDNLNHFCIALSKDVWEELLARLVVNSVPIEEGPVPRWGAHGTGTSVYFRDPEGNLVEARYYDQDKNNPEKCLLGS from the coding sequence ATGCAATGCGCAATGGACCACATAGTCTTGAATGTCGAAGATGACGAGAAGATGATAACCTTCTATTCACAGGTCCTTATGTTCCCAACAGAACGGTTGGATGAATACCGTGCCGGGAATGTGCCATTCCCATCGCTGCGACTCAATGCGGACACAATCATCGACCTGTTTCCCAAAAAGATGTGGCAGGGAAAAGCTCGGGTGGGAGAAGGCCGCGACAATCTGAACCACTTCTGTATAGCGCTTAGCAAAGATGTATGGGAAGAACTACTGGCACGACTTGTGGTCAACTCGGTTCCGATAGAAGAAGGGCCTGTTCCGCGTTGGGGAGCGCACGGCACAGGAACCTCGGTCTATTTTCGAGACCCGGAAGGCAATCTTGTAGAGGCAAGATATTACGATCAGGATAAGAACAATCCAGAAAAATGTCTTCTTGGTTCATGA
- a CDS encoding nucleotidyltransferase domain-containing protein produces the protein MGKFSLALFGKVRSSLLALLFCNSERAFYFREITRLIGMGRGGIQRELGNLLEAGLIVSYRQGNQVYYRANRECPIFPEIKSIMTKTLGVAGILQESLKVLKDHIVIAFIFGSFAKGQEKADSDVDVFVIGDTNFSEISDTLGSVQETVGREINPSVYPLNEFLAKLSERHHFVTSLINEPKIFLMGDKDDFARLVEKRLAD, from the coding sequence TTGGGAAAGTTTAGTTTAGCGCTGTTCGGTAAAGTTCGATCTTCCCTGTTAGCTCTACTTTTCTGTAATAGCGAACGAGCCTTTTACTTTCGTGAAATAACGCGACTAATAGGAATGGGACGGGGAGGTATTCAACGGGAACTCGGGAATTTGCTGGAGGCAGGGCTTATCGTTTCATATAGGCAAGGCAACCAGGTATATTATCGGGCAAACAGAGAGTGCCCAATTTTTCCTGAAATCAAGTCAATAATGACAAAAACACTGGGGGTCGCGGGAATCCTGCAAGAGTCTCTTAAAGTTCTTAAAGATCATATTGTGATAGCCTTCATCTTTGGTTCCTTCGCGAAAGGCCAGGAAAAGGCTGACAGCGACGTGGATGTGTTCGTAATAGGAGACACAAATTTCTCGGAAATCTCGGACACCTTAGGATCAGTCCAGGAAACCGTAGGTAGGGAAATAAATCCGTCCGTGTATCCTTTGAATGAATTTCTTGCCAAGCTTTCTGAGAGACATCATTTCGTTACTTCACTAATCAATGAGCCAAAAATCTTCTTGATGGGGGATAAAGATGATTTTGCAAGATTGGTTGAAAAACGGCTGGCTGATTAA
- the larA gene encoding nickel-dependent lactate racemase — MTKSIEVPWGNGKVTIGLPKGWRILGELTPKSLPVGVAPMEACAQALAAPVAAERLESRNLSGKKVLVVVDDHSRPTPVAEFLPAVMDELKTAGASKENIEILIATGVHRESRTDEVMKKLGSQIMADYAWSCHNGYDSDGLSYLGTTSRGTKVFLNKKLLDADLIVLVGAVEPHLLLGFGGGLKMIIPGCAGAETIGKNHMQGVDPDHFNYVGTHGQYSPMRHDLEEGALLLQRDIFIVNAAMNESAKPANFFCGDPVEAHRMGERFVEDTVRLEVPEQADVVITNSFPMDADLRQSVKCIGNTLYASKPGGIMMGLARSVNGLGEMPLAKKTLPYPVMRAILKLIGKKRVLPLVEKAKKNEPVEETFIGHFALQMLRRNHISIFSDSPLLPSDIGKKMGIARSFTEIGSMMDWAASKAPSSASVWVFPCGGSTYASFKA, encoded by the coding sequence ATGACAAAATCCATAGAGGTTCCGTGGGGGAACGGCAAGGTCACAATTGGCCTTCCAAAGGGCTGGAGAATTCTTGGCGAATTGACACCGAAATCCTTGCCGGTCGGGGTCGCTCCAATGGAAGCGTGCGCTCAGGCTTTGGCCGCGCCTGTAGCCGCTGAAAGGCTTGAGTCAAGGAATCTTTCCGGCAAGAAGGTTTTGGTCGTAGTGGACGATCACTCCAGGCCCACTCCTGTAGCGGAATTCCTGCCCGCAGTCATGGATGAACTCAAGACGGCCGGCGCTTCAAAAGAGAACATTGAGATTCTAATCGCTACCGGAGTGCATCGAGAGAGCAGAACCGACGAAGTGATGAAGAAGCTTGGCTCCCAAATCATGGCCGACTATGCATGGAGTTGTCATAACGGTTATGATTCCGATGGGCTTTCTTATCTCGGGACCACTTCCAGAGGAACAAAGGTATTCCTGAACAAAAAATTACTCGACGCTGATTTAATTGTCCTTGTCGGGGCGGTGGAGCCCCATTTATTGCTGGGCTTTGGGGGCGGATTGAAAATGATCATCCCCGGCTGCGCCGGCGCTGAAACAATCGGAAAGAACCACATGCAGGGTGTCGATCCTGATCATTTCAATTACGTCGGGACACATGGACAATATTCACCCATGCGTCATGACCTCGAAGAAGGGGCGCTTCTATTGCAGCGAGATATCTTCATAGTCAACGCGGCCATGAATGAGAGCGCCAAGCCGGCGAACTTTTTCTGCGGAGATCCTGTTGAAGCGCATCGAATGGGGGAGCGATTTGTAGAGGATACGGTTCGCCTCGAGGTTCCTGAGCAGGCTGACGTTGTGATCACTAACTCATTCCCGATGGACGCTGATTTGCGCCAATCAGTAAAATGCATAGGGAACACGCTTTACGCCTCAAAGCCGGGTGGGATCATGATGGGATTGGCAAGGTCCGTGAACGGTCTTGGCGAAATGCCTCTTGCAAAGAAAACACTGCCCTACCCTGTTATGCGAGCAATTCTGAAATTGATCGGTAAAAAGAGAGTGCTCCCATTGGTTGAGAAGGCAAAGAAAAACGAGCCTGTTGAAGAAACCTTCATAGGCCACTTTGCGCTTCAGATGTTGAGAAGAAACCATATAAGTATTTTTAGCGATAGCCCGCTGCTTCCGTCGGATATCGGCAAAAAGATGGGGATCGCCAGGAGTTTTACAGAAATTGGATCCATGATGGACTGGGCGGCGTCCAAGGCCCCGAGTTCAGCGTCCGTCTGGGTGTTCCCTTGCGGCGGATCCACTTATGCGTCGTTTAAAGCATGA
- the rffA gene encoding dTDP-4-amino-4,6-dideoxygalactose transaminase: protein MIKNLGSTIPFNKPFIAGKELSYIRQAVVRNCHTSGGGDFTKKCQDWLNRMLGAGAAFLTHSCTAALEMAAILCNIQPGDEVIMPSFTFVSTANAFALRGALPVFIDIRSDTLNIDENLILPAISPRTRAIVPVHYGGVACAMDKILEIASNHGLFVIEDAAQAMLSTYKGRYLGTLGHIGCLSFHETKNVTSGEGGAILINNELNPTLAETAEIIWEKGTNRRAFFQGSTDKYTWVQLGSSFLPSELSAAFLFAQLECAHKIVNKRRILVRLYHDNLSSLEKGGYITLPPVQTGDSNANGHVFYVLTSGDRERSLLINFLANRGITAVFHYIPLHSSPAGRRYGRTASDLVVTDDISSRLLRLPLYYGMNPTDVEQVSQAVHSFYCG from the coding sequence ATGATCAAGAACCTGGGATCCACAATTCCCTTCAATAAACCATTTATAGCGGGAAAGGAACTTAGCTACATTCGGCAGGCTGTTGTGAGGAACTGCCACACATCGGGCGGCGGGGATTTCACAAAAAAGTGCCAGGATTGGCTAAACAGAATGTTGGGAGCGGGAGCCGCCTTTTTGACTCATTCCTGCACAGCGGCTCTCGAAATGGCGGCGATCCTTTGTAACATCCAGCCTGGGGATGAAGTTATCATGCCTTCTTTCACGTTTGTCTCCACTGCTAACGCTTTCGCTCTTCGCGGAGCCCTGCCAGTCTTTATAGACATCCGCTCCGACACGCTGAACATTGACGAAAACCTGATACTCCCAGCCATATCACCCAGAACGAGGGCCATTGTTCCCGTCCATTACGGTGGTGTCGCATGCGCAATGGATAAAATCCTTGAGATCGCGTCCAATCATGGATTGTTCGTTATTGAAGACGCAGCTCAGGCTATGCTGTCCACATATAAAGGCCGTTATCTGGGTACACTTGGCCATATAGGCTGCCTGAGTTTCCATGAAACCAAAAATGTGACCAGTGGTGAAGGCGGCGCAATTCTCATAAATAATGAACTCAACCCCACACTTGCTGAGACAGCGGAAATCATTTGGGAAAAGGGCACAAATAGAAGAGCTTTTTTTCAAGGATCTACGGACAAATACACGTGGGTTCAACTGGGATCATCTTTCCTACCCAGCGAACTTTCAGCCGCATTCCTGTTTGCGCAATTGGAGTGCGCTCACAAGATTGTGAATAAAAGGCGCATACTGGTGAGGCTCTATCACGATAACCTCAGTTCTCTCGAAAAGGGTGGATATATTACATTGCCTCCGGTTCAAACAGGTGACTCGAATGCAAATGGCCACGTATTCTATGTCTTGACTTCAGGAGACCGGGAGCGCAGCCTTTTGATAAACTTCCTGGCCAATCGGGGTATTACGGCTGTTTTTCATTATATCCCATTACACTCATCGCCTGCGGGGCGCAGATACGGACGAACGGCCAGTGATCTGGTCGTAACCGACGACATCAGTTCCAGGCTGTTGCGATTGCCTCTGTACTACGGGATGAACCCTACTGATGTCGAGCAGGTCTCACAAGCGGTTCATAGTTTCTACTGCGGATGA
- a CDS encoding glycosyltransferase family 2 protein, whose protein sequence is MRGISVVVPTFNSSRTLPILTQRIFATMNDIGGEFELILVNDGSSDNTWEVIVDLASKHYHIKGFNLSKNFGQHNALLCGVRSAGFDTCVTLDDDLQHPPEEIPKLIKKLGQGFDIIYGVPRTLNHGLIRNFVSTMIRWLGQTLFRIRRGKILSAFRAFRTSLRSSFKDFQGPYVSIDPMLGWNTDRIGYVETRHDVRHSEKSNYTLLKLFKLSLVMFVTFNCRSLLAFQNPGKKPSYIVRDITPVLK, encoded by the coding sequence ATGAGGGGGATTTCCGTAGTAGTCCCGACTTTTAACAGCTCTCGGACTCTACCTATTCTAACACAACGAATTTTTGCGACTATGAACGACATTGGTGGGGAATTTGAGTTGATCTTGGTCAATGATGGCAGTTCAGATAACACCTGGGAAGTCATTGTTGATCTTGCCTCAAAACATTATCATATTAAGGGCTTCAACCTCTCAAAGAATTTCGGCCAGCATAACGCCCTGCTCTGTGGCGTCCGTTCGGCCGGATTTGACACGTGCGTCACACTGGATGACGATTTGCAACACCCGCCTGAAGAAATCCCCAAACTCATCAAAAAACTTGGTCAAGGATTCGATATCATTTATGGCGTGCCCAGGACCCTAAACCATGGGCTAATCCGTAATTTTGTATCAACGATGATCAGGTGGCTTGGACAGACTTTATTTAGAATTAGGAGAGGCAAAATTCTGTCCGCATTCAGGGCGTTTCGGACAAGTTTAAGATCCAGCTTTAAAGACTTTCAGGGTCCTTACGTCTCGATCGACCCTATGCTTGGCTGGAATACCGACCGAATCGGTTATGTAGAAACAAGGCATGATGTCCGGCATAGCGAAAAATCTAATTACACATTGCTGAAATTATTCAAGCTTTCGCTTGTTATGTTCGTCACATTTAACTGTAGGTCTTTACTGGCATTTCAGAATCCTGGCAAAAAACCATCCTATATTGTCAGGGATATTACTCCTGTCCTGAAATAG
- a CDS encoding LUD domain-containing protein — MKNEEIIHLFMDNAAKVAAEPVRIANLSEMNQVLGKILENDTAIFCPNKTELEKSVEIDPARLVESFGDATATVEEVVAGIAETGSIVVTSANERAVQASLLPAHHVALISADNIFNTVDDFFSTIPEDPPTNITLITGPSRTADIELTLTIGVHGPERVSIVIV, encoded by the coding sequence GTGAAAAACGAAGAGATAATCCATCTTTTTATGGATAATGCAGCCAAAGTCGCCGCCGAGCCAGTTCGGATAGCCAACTTGAGTGAAATGAATCAGGTCCTTGGTAAAATACTTGAAAATGATACTGCGATATTTTGCCCCAATAAGACCGAACTTGAGAAATCAGTTGAGATTGATCCTGCACGTCTAGTCGAATCATTTGGGGACGCTACAGCGACAGTTGAAGAAGTCGTAGCAGGGATAGCCGAAACCGGCTCGATTGTGGTCACCAGCGCTAATGAGCGGGCCGTCCAGGCAAGTCTTTTACCGGCCCATCATGTGGCTTTGATATCAGCCGACAATATTTTCAATACAGTTGATGATTTTTTTTCAACCATACCTGAAGACCCTCCTACGAATATCACGTTGATAACCGGCCCAAGCAGAACAGCGGACATAGAGTTGACATTAACAATTGGTGTACACGGCCCTGAAAGAGTTTCCATAGTCATAGTTTAG